A genomic region of Megasphaera vaginalis (ex Bordigoni et al. 2020) contains the following coding sequences:
- a CDS encoding phage tail protein — MSFFRGHTTTIRGNKISDFTVSTAEYGAPVPEILGTTRVSGNVIYYDDFTAHEHRESQRSGKGGHRSKTVTISYTYTVAVLLGLCEGPIHGLKRVWKGKNIYTYPDKEIQLTLHAGAKDQAPWAYTQGKHPDKALSYSGLAYVAGVIDLGDSGSMPNYNFEVAGKLLDTGDGVDVNPADYIRYVLDKAGLSAVKIVGLDKYRKYCAAADLLISTPSDETSAKSAREIINEIATLTNAYVFWSNDTFKIVPLDDRTYSGWSPNRTVLYDLTADDFIPQSGGALVTYQRKDSSEVYNQYPVEFINRANGYEKETVSYAVTDDIADYGLRQANTTQAHYLYTKERAVKLAESLARKGKYARNKYTFKLDWSFCRLEVGDLVTLTDVNCGLNKQVVLIDSVTEGTDGLLTFTAISRPDGAYSAATYDVHANDRPYVNYNIAAPDTAPPVLLQPPSDLTANGLELWIGAKGSADGWGGCDVYVSDDNAHYRPAGQITSTARIGTLATTVTKAATAIEVAVNGTFLSGAQQDADRGNTLCWLDGECLSYQTAELLANGHYQLSGLVRGQYQTTAAAHNAEVSFCRLDNTLLKIAFRKEDIGKQIYLKFVSFNVFGSGNQSLADVEPVRYTLAAYSLPAVTQITAYTRYEWTQDRESTYAIVVSWTPPELQSYLEGNVWYKRKSSGSYAGEWSFGGAGVHQVIIPQAVVGNTYKIAVTTKDKHGFSTAPDIAPFVELVVAVKSEIPLAPPGAKITFDTVTRIKWDEVTNTDIAYYELRTDQNPGNIAGLLMQTNDLQATLTLGKRSGTIYLYAKSTVGAYSTPATLTYNKPIPATPAAPVVTAKIGALAVETDAIPIDCIGAVVRIKGALSVKSIKIQDRLAMLAVDPDIYDVTVTFYDLFGEGAESGATTCTVKPTIDPELLRDMQVTEDNLNATLKQTLADLQSANESTSTAMVDLKDADAAMQSSLDAMEQTIVDNKQAIEMQVVGINENVNEVVKTAAGNTATIATVQKQADEINAKVMAQQTSIYGINTTIAGIKSDVNGQTTKINILSNTVDGNKATISAVQTLADQAISKASSVEQTVSGFKSTVTAQISGSDAYAQALSAMAHGKLLNPDGDTCFKTLRANLYTRGVDPPTAETLTYVEPFDTAPQTGGKLLRIFTSAAGMTSSVSGGVHFANICKGGASVEYIFRMIANVPIGHTINLAQNSLGDSGGYVKWITANAGTGDWQEYIGMWHYGTTFKNAKWGTASGHFYITNNSGTQTEDFEWYVSSIAFYDVTQYQLVPDSIQTQITQNADSISGIVKRVSTNETNITALKVTDSSLSSTISSNYTALDGKISSNASKITQTANSVSAVVANLSKAPNATGYAAFTQLYNAVGLKVAQGDIMTYLNLSPTTVKIKSSLISIDGNTTFANNVIVNRMLAARAVTADKMSIGSLSAICANLGTVTAGTISGTTITGNTITGGTINGAVINSGTINANVIKQSGFNIKNFFISKQIVKNGNVITIPSGFTREQCDIVNVGMYGSAVRAPSSRYESDITSFLNNNGGRITPTTDKVFVGDDHIICGLNGLTACCWYSYSNFYEGSNGGGGYTYYGGYGSIVVIVIAHN, encoded by the coding sequence ATGAGTTTTTTCCGTGGTCATACGACCACCATCAGAGGAAATAAAATATCAGATTTCACGGTCAGTACGGCCGAATACGGAGCGCCGGTCCCGGAGATTCTGGGCACGACGCGGGTCAGCGGGAATGTGATCTATTACGACGACTTTACCGCACATGAGCACCGGGAATCACAGCGAAGCGGCAAAGGTGGGCATCGCAGTAAGACCGTGACCATTTCCTATACCTATACCGTAGCGGTGCTGCTGGGGCTTTGTGAAGGGCCTATCCATGGGCTGAAAAGAGTATGGAAAGGGAAGAATATTTACACGTACCCGGATAAAGAGATACAGCTGACGCTGCACGCTGGCGCCAAAGATCAGGCTCCCTGGGCCTATACACAGGGGAAGCATCCGGATAAGGCCCTGTCGTATTCTGGTTTGGCTTACGTCGCCGGTGTCATTGACCTGGGTGACAGTGGCTCCATGCCGAATTACAATTTCGAGGTAGCCGGGAAGCTGCTGGATACCGGGGACGGTGTAGACGTCAATCCGGCCGATTACATTCGGTATGTGCTGGATAAAGCCGGGCTGAGCGCCGTGAAGATCGTAGGACTGGACAAGTACCGCAAGTACTGCGCAGCCGCTGATTTACTGATTTCTACTCCTTCGGACGAAACATCCGCCAAGAGTGCGCGGGAAATTATCAATGAAATCGCCACGTTGACCAATGCGTATGTCTTCTGGTCGAATGATACGTTCAAGATCGTGCCGCTGGACGATCGAACGTACTCCGGATGGTCCCCCAATCGAACGGTACTGTACGACCTGACGGCAGATGATTTTATTCCGCAGTCTGGGGGAGCACTGGTCACGTACCAGCGCAAGGACAGCAGTGAGGTGTATAATCAGTACCCTGTGGAGTTTATCAACCGGGCGAATGGATACGAAAAAGAAACGGTCAGCTATGCCGTGACGGACGATATCGCCGATTATGGCCTGCGGCAGGCCAACACGACGCAGGCGCATTATCTGTACACTAAGGAGCGGGCAGTCAAGCTGGCAGAATCGCTGGCCCGCAAGGGGAAATATGCGCGTAATAAGTACACTTTCAAGTTGGATTGGTCCTTCTGCCGGCTGGAAGTCGGCGACTTGGTCACATTGACAGACGTCAACTGCGGGCTGAATAAGCAAGTCGTCCTCATTGACAGCGTCACGGAAGGCACCGACGGGCTGCTGACGTTTACCGCCATATCCCGCCCAGATGGGGCATACAGCGCCGCAACGTACGACGTACATGCCAATGATCGGCCGTACGTCAACTACAATATCGCTGCGCCGGATACGGCACCGCCAGTCCTCTTGCAGCCGCCGTCCGATCTGACGGCCAATGGGCTGGAGCTTTGGATCGGCGCAAAAGGGTCTGCCGACGGCTGGGGCGGCTGTGACGTATATGTCAGTGACGACAATGCCCATTATCGGCCGGCCGGACAGATTACCAGCACGGCCCGGATCGGCACGCTGGCCACGACGGTGACGAAGGCCGCCACCGCCATCGAGGTCGCGGTCAATGGGACTTTTTTGTCCGGGGCGCAGCAGGATGCTGACCGGGGCAATACGCTTTGCTGGCTGGACGGAGAATGTCTGTCTTATCAGACGGCAGAGTTACTGGCGAACGGACACTATCAGCTGTCCGGGCTGGTACGAGGTCAATATCAGACGACGGCGGCTGCGCATAATGCGGAAGTTTCTTTCTGCCGACTGGATAATACCCTATTAAAGATTGCTTTCCGCAAGGAGGATATCGGTAAGCAGATATACTTGAAGTTTGTGTCGTTCAATGTGTTCGGGTCCGGTAATCAGTCGCTGGCCGATGTAGAGCCGGTACGGTACACACTGGCGGCGTATTCGCTGCCGGCAGTGACGCAGATCACGGCGTATACACGGTACGAGTGGACGCAGGATCGGGAATCAACCTACGCCATTGTGGTAAGCTGGACACCGCCGGAGCTGCAGAGCTACCTGGAAGGGAACGTGTGGTATAAGCGCAAAAGCAGTGGAAGCTATGCGGGCGAGTGGTCCTTTGGCGGAGCCGGGGTCCATCAGGTAATCATCCCGCAGGCTGTCGTAGGCAACACGTATAAAATCGCAGTAACGACCAAAGACAAGCACGGGTTTTCTACGGCACCAGATATAGCGCCTTTTGTAGAACTTGTGGTTGCAGTAAAATCGGAAATTCCATTAGCGCCGCCTGGTGCGAAAATAACCTTTGATACAGTGACGCGGATCAAGTGGGATGAGGTCACGAATACGGATATCGCTTACTATGAGCTGCGGACGGATCAAAATCCGGGGAATATTGCTGGATTGCTGATGCAGACAAATGACCTGCAGGCGACGCTTACCTTAGGCAAGCGTTCCGGAACAATATACTTGTATGCAAAAAGTACAGTTGGCGCGTATTCCACTCCTGCCACGCTGACTTACAACAAGCCAATTCCAGCGACTCCCGCAGCACCGGTTGTTACGGCTAAAATCGGAGCGCTGGCTGTCGAAACCGACGCCATACCGATTGATTGTATCGGTGCTGTTGTGCGCATCAAAGGGGCCTTATCCGTAAAATCAATTAAAATACAGGATAGGCTGGCTATGCTTGCAGTCGATCCGGATATCTACGATGTAACTGTCACCTTTTATGATCTGTTCGGAGAGGGGGCAGAATCTGGGGCAACAACATGCACGGTAAAGCCGACGATCGATCCTGAACTGTTGAGAGACATGCAAGTCACAGAAGATAATTTAAATGCTACGTTAAAGCAAACGTTAGCTGATTTGCAAAGCGCTAACGAGTCTACGAGTACAGCTATGGTTGATCTCAAAGACGCGGATGCGGCTATGCAGTCGTCTCTCGACGCCATGGAACAAACCATTGTTGATAATAAGCAGGCGATAGAGATGCAGGTAGTTGGAATTAATGAGAATGTCAACGAAGTAGTTAAAACGGCTGCCGGCAATACTGCTACGATAGCTACTGTGCAAAAGCAGGCCGATGAGATAAATGCTAAAGTGATGGCGCAGCAAACCAGCATATATGGTATTAACACGACCATAGCCGGTATCAAGTCAGACGTAAACGGACAAACTACGAAAATAAATATTTTATCTAATACTGTTGATGGGAATAAGGCAACCATTTCGGCTGTGCAAACATTGGCCGATCAAGCGATCAGCAAAGCCAGCAGCGTAGAACAAACGGTGAGCGGATTTAAATCGACTGTAACTGCGCAGATAAGTGGCTCTGATGCATATGCACAGGCATTGTCAGCCATGGCGCATGGAAAGCTGCTGAATCCCGACGGGGATACGTGCTTTAAGACGCTTCGTGCTAATCTTTATACACGGGGCGTAGATCCACCTACTGCTGAAACATTGACATATGTAGAGCCCTTTGATACGGCCCCACAAACTGGCGGAAAGCTGCTTCGTATATTTACATCGGCAGCAGGTATGACGTCATCCGTGTCCGGTGGGGTTCACTTTGCCAATATCTGTAAAGGGGGCGCTTCCGTAGAATATATTTTTCGCATGATTGCGAATGTACCTATTGGTCATACGATTAACTTGGCGCAGAATAGTTTAGGTGATAGTGGTGGCTACGTTAAATGGATAACTGCCAACGCGGGGACTGGAGATTGGCAAGAGTACATTGGTATGTGGCATTACGGAACCACGTTTAAAAACGCGAAATGGGGGACAGCTTCTGGACATTTTTATATTACCAATAACAGCGGAACCCAGACAGAAGACTTTGAATGGTATGTGTCGTCAATAGCTTTTTACGATGTTACGCAATATCAACTTGTCCCTGATAGCATACAGACGCAAATAACGCAAAATGCTGATAGCATCAGCGGGATCGTCAAGCGTGTCAGTACCAATGAGACGAACATCACTGCCCTTAAAGTTACCGACAGCAGCTTGTCATCTACGATCAGCAGTAACTACACAGCTTTGGATGGCAAGATCAGCAGTAATGCGAGCAAGATTACGCAAACGGCCAACAGTGTATCAGCTGTCGTAGCTAACCTTTCCAAAGCACCTAATGCTACCGGATATGCGGCTTTTACACAGCTCTATAACGCCGTCGGTTTAAAAGTGGCGCAAGGGGATATTATGACGTATCTTAATCTGTCGCCAACGACAGTCAAGATTAAGAGCAGCCTGATCAGTATTGACGGTAATACAACGTTTGCCAATAATGTTATTGTCAATCGGATGCTTGCGGCTAGAGCCGTAACTGCCGATAAAATGTCTATCGGATCACTATCAGCTATTTGCGCGAATTTAGGTACCGTCACTGCAGGGACAATCAGTGGCACGACGATTACCGGTAATACAATCACCGGGGGGACGATTAATGGAGCTGTTATTAATTCCGGAACGATTAATGCTAATGTAATAAAACAATCAGGTTTTAATATAAAAAATTTTTTTATAAGCAAACAAATTGTAAAAAATGGTAATGTGATTACTATCCCTTCGGGATTTACAAGGGAACAGTGCGATATTGTAAATGTAGGCATGTATGGCAGTGCGGTAAGGGCACCATCTAGTCGTTATGAATCGGATATAACCAGCTTTCTTAATAACAATGGAGGGCGCATTACGCCAACGACTGATAAAGTATTTGTCGGAGATGATCATATTATATGCGGCCTTAATGGACTTACTGCTTGTTGTTGGTATTCTTATTCGAATTTCTACGAAGGATCAAACGGAGGAGGTGGATATACATATTACGGTGGTTATGGCAGTATCGTTGTTATAGTAATTGCGCATAATTAG
- a CDS encoding NlpC/P60 family protein, giving the protein MTDGERIAAAAWHWLNTPHVNQARVKGIGVDCGMLLIGALEDAGLIGYGDIPIKPYSNEWHLHHSEEWFLSYVKKYCEPVAAADMAIGDFLLFQFGRCVSHAGIYLGEDRIIHAVIAQGVILSDLHDVMFLDSHGESRLRGVYRFKGVSA; this is encoded by the coding sequence ATGACCGATGGAGAAAGGATAGCGGCTGCGGCCTGGCACTGGCTGAATACCCCGCATGTCAATCAGGCGCGGGTCAAGGGCATCGGTGTCGATTGTGGGATGCTGCTCATTGGAGCGCTGGAGGATGCGGGGCTCATTGGGTACGGGGATATCCCCATTAAACCGTATTCCAACGAGTGGCATTTGCATCACAGCGAAGAGTGGTTTTTATCGTATGTAAAGAAGTATTGCGAACCTGTCGCCGCGGCGGATATGGCCATCGGCGATTTTTTACTGTTTCAGTTCGGCCGCTGCGTTTCGCATGCCGGCATTTATCTGGGAGAGGATCGTATCATTCATGCGGTTATCGCGCAGGGAGTTATTTTATCTGATCTGCATGATGTAATGTTCCTGGATAGTCATGGAGAAAGCCGACTGCGCGGCGTGTACCGGTTTAAGGGGGTGAGCGCATGA
- a CDS encoding baseplate hub protein gives MKEVSKDLESYLNTAKNMTSCDLYELTLFGGETSYYADTDMDITYDGHVYAHNALLIKRDQIKLNSSVVVDTMTITIHAGQKDAIGKDPILKAAHDGVLDRAKLQLRRCFFRDTTIIGCISLFGGTAEVKSAGGIKLQLSVKAKTQGLNMQFPIRKYYPQGTYSADDKSQVISSKDTDDTCLIAPFVPRKEVLI, from the coding sequence ATGAAAGAAGTAAGCAAAGATCTGGAATCGTATCTGAATACAGCCAAAAACATGACCTCTTGCGACCTTTACGAGCTGACGCTGTTCGGCGGGGAAACGTCTTATTACGCCGATACCGATATGGATATTACCTATGACGGCCATGTGTATGCGCATAATGCGCTGCTTATCAAGCGTGACCAGATCAAGCTGAACAGCAGTGTAGTGGTAGATACGATGACCATCACCATCCATGCCGGGCAAAAGGACGCGATTGGAAAGGATCCCATCCTCAAGGCTGCGCATGATGGCGTGCTGGATCGAGCCAAGCTGCAGCTGCGCCGCTGCTTTTTCCGGGATACGACGATTATCGGCTGCATTTCCCTTTTCGGCGGGACCGCGGAAGTCAAGAGCGCCGGCGGTATTAAGCTGCAGCTGAGCGTCAAGGCCAAGACGCAGGGGCTCAACATGCAGTTCCCTATTCGTAAGTATTATCCGCAGGGGACCTACTCCGCAGACGATAAGAGCCAGGTAATTTCCAGCAAAGATACGGATGATACCTGCCTTATCGCTCCGTTCGTCCCCAGAAAGGAAGTGCTCATATGA
- a CDS encoding DUF2460 domain-containing protein: protein MRKFPTELNTLSWSSTKAMTWNTEIQKSGSGRVRTMTNQLYPEWTIETKFAYLSDEEYRKLLGFVALCKGAFEPFLWLDPEDHAETGVQLPVVTPGTYQCLRRMGPYIEPVEYVENVTVYVDGKKRSAADYTITNGCVVFGTAPASTAVVTADYTYWWKVMFKDDGLTVERVFQHINKTKSFKLITVR, encoded by the coding sequence ATGCGTAAATTTCCAACGGAACTGAATACGCTCAGCTGGTCCAGTACAAAGGCCATGACATGGAACACGGAAATTCAAAAGTCCGGGAGTGGCCGGGTCCGGACGATGACCAATCAGCTGTATCCGGAGTGGACGATCGAGACGAAATTTGCTTATCTGTCCGATGAGGAATACCGGAAGCTGCTAGGGTTTGTGGCGCTCTGTAAGGGCGCCTTTGAACCCTTCCTATGGCTGGACCCGGAGGACCATGCGGAAACGGGAGTACAGTTGCCAGTCGTAACGCCAGGGACGTATCAATGCTTGCGGCGGATGGGGCCCTATATCGAGCCTGTGGAGTATGTTGAGAACGTTACCGTATACGTCGACGGTAAGAAGCGATCTGCGGCGGATTACACCATCACTAACGGCTGTGTGGTATTCGGCACGGCTCCCGCGTCGACTGCGGTAGTCACGGCGGATTATACATACTGGTGGAAAGTCATGTTTAAGGACGACGGGTTGACCGTGGAACGGGTATTCCAGCATATTAATAAAACGAAGTCGTTCAAGCTGATAACGGTGAGGTGA
- a CDS encoding tape measure protein, which yields MATVASILIRIGANSTGLRQELQKTKAELNASLGNEAMAASRMAILGIAGVAASLGALGAKAVQAAGNFQQVQAAMTNMLGSAEQAQALLGQLQDFAANTPFEFSDVAAASQKFLAFGFTAEQIIPTLRAVGDAAAGVGLGKEGIDRITIALGQMAAKSKVQSEEMLQLTEAGIPAWQMLADKIGVSVPQAMDMVTKGAVNAQTGLQALVGGMEERFGGMMDQQAQTITGTWSNMMDGLSQTAIAVGQQISDALDLPDVFKGIGDSLQTFAALVKDKGIPEALRQMIPPEVQVAAAGLAAVLLTSTIPALTQFSLSVKLAAAPLTVNFLSGVTALKNALATLPTGMAAATTSFTLLKSGALSTVAGFTGLLGSAKSLLTSLPTVVTTVGRLVVAFGPLGIILAAVGAAIAAFISSGHSLTDLFNVMPGTMDAVHMAGDALKRLWGELGQAISNLVSAASPLITLLATVATAAIYAIIAAINVVVAVLSFLLATVTNIVTAVIAGFNWLYDGISSALSRIGSALGDMANAILPEWARSGLSTIRSFVQTAIGWLQGLIQKIFQTNNALSNVGSNMTPEEKARRQANQEISQSGPSTGTSDSAMPDFQQFNGGGASGGAGGTSGKAGHYDPRAGAIYNAQALSGLSYGTGDGQVVCTTYIENAWSNAGVSNAWDLGPNANSWAQNAGAAFHTAGSGYVPKPGDVAITNDGDGDPQGHVIMIDENGTGYYAAGGAKGVSAHYDTDHRDAFNVHGYISMAEYAGFPDSGSGTQRPQFNWDQSEYTQAIKAASTAYNLDPALLLAVAMRESGGDTISGLSMSGGNGGGMMQILSPDQDIAGTDGSRVRIGDLYQDYQSSMLSNAMAGAAMLKDKINAAGGDTWAGVANYYGGEDKDAYAAQVKANYGKVQSQGASGGGNFIQQQAQYRKQMTEQAIQAHKQIDDSYAQSAATQVELTDRKFQKEYEKLNESKAFNASYQKDKEKLDVMYAQEHLKAVEADAQKEQQIRGKAQEIAANLKANAPDVTDTASDKALAKMEADYDKAITSIQSKWQQYASEYASMTQSQKALFLQELDEENVAYEVAADGRLSFARQMYAEELAQYKSLIDQKTAYYQQAKDIEADMEEARNQVSMEKLQAVLTDENAARLNDYEAQKSMMETYQETYLAAHAATAQMVASMYSTAFSGLSSAITDTIMGTKTLGAAFQSLGKSLIQVIVEFYAKQLAGMITNSAMAKAQSSAAVAQTAAEGTAMAAALGPAAFFKLVLDPASAGVAMGLMSAGTAAALSSSVASAFTGLGSLSKSGATWTEKQAALTTAPWNGQKLASGGITKGATIAMIGEGHHDEAVLPLSRDTFERLGLIDGGKSVNQVSMNVSTIDSSSFTDFLRNGGLDTIRQALFENDRNFASEAGVF from the coding sequence ATGGCGACCGTAGCGAGTATCTTGATCCGGATCGGAGCGAATAGCACCGGACTGCGCCAGGAGCTACAGAAGACAAAAGCAGAATTAAACGCATCGCTGGGAAACGAAGCGATGGCGGCGTCTCGCATGGCCATTCTCGGCATCGCCGGGGTAGCCGCTTCGCTCGGCGCGCTGGGCGCTAAAGCGGTACAGGCGGCCGGGAATTTCCAGCAGGTGCAGGCGGCCATGACGAACATGCTGGGCAGTGCGGAACAGGCACAGGCGCTATTAGGGCAGTTACAGGATTTCGCAGCGAATACGCCGTTTGAGTTTAGCGACGTAGCGGCTGCGTCCCAGAAGTTCCTGGCGTTTGGGTTTACCGCCGAACAGATTATCCCGACGCTGCGGGCTGTCGGGGATGCTGCGGCAGGCGTCGGGCTCGGAAAAGAAGGGATTGACCGGATTACCATTGCGCTTGGGCAGATGGCTGCCAAGTCCAAGGTCCAGAGCGAGGAAATGCTGCAGCTTACCGAAGCCGGCATTCCTGCCTGGCAGATGCTGGCTGATAAAATAGGCGTATCCGTGCCCCAGGCCATGGATATGGTCACGAAAGGCGCGGTCAACGCGCAGACGGGATTACAGGCTTTGGTCGGCGGTATGGAGGAACGGTTTGGCGGCATGATGGACCAACAGGCGCAAACCATCACCGGGACCTGGTCCAATATGATGGACGGGCTGAGCCAAACGGCGATTGCTGTGGGGCAGCAGATTTCTGACGCGCTGGATCTTCCCGATGTGTTCAAGGGGATCGGCGACAGCCTGCAAACGTTCGCCGCCCTGGTGAAGGATAAGGGGATCCCCGAAGCCTTGCGGCAGATGATTCCCCCGGAGGTGCAGGTAGCTGCAGCAGGGCTTGCCGCTGTGCTGCTGACGTCCACGATTCCCGCGCTGACGCAGTTCTCTTTATCGGTTAAGCTAGCCGCCGCACCGCTTACGGTTAATTTCCTGAGTGGTGTTACGGCCCTGAAAAATGCACTGGCTACGCTGCCGACCGGAATGGCTGCGGCTACGACGAGCTTTACGCTGCTGAAAAGCGGCGCCCTTTCCACGGTAGCCGGGTTTACGGGGCTTCTTGGCAGCGCGAAAAGCCTGCTTACGTCGCTGCCGACGGTGGTAACTACGGTAGGGCGCCTGGTAGTGGCGTTCGGCCCGCTGGGGATCATCCTTGCAGCCGTTGGCGCAGCTATTGCAGCGTTTATTTCTTCCGGTCACAGTCTGACGGACCTGTTTAACGTCATGCCGGGCACGATGGATGCCGTCCATATGGCTGGTGATGCCTTGAAGCGGCTTTGGGGCGAGCTGGGGCAGGCGATCAGCAATTTAGTATCTGCCGCGTCTCCCCTTATTACCCTTTTGGCTACGGTGGCCACGGCGGCGATTTATGCCATCATTGCGGCGATCAACGTCGTTGTCGCCGTTCTTTCCTTTTTGCTGGCGACGGTAACGAATATCGTTACGGCGGTTATCGCCGGATTTAACTGGCTATATGATGGGATATCTTCTGCCCTGAGCCGGATAGGCAGCGCGTTAGGAGATATGGCAAACGCGATCTTGCCGGAATGGGCCAGGAGCGGGTTATCTACCATCCGCAGTTTTGTGCAGACGGCGATCGGCTGGCTGCAGGGGCTCATCCAGAAGATCTTCCAGACGAATAATGCGTTGAGTAATGTCGGCAGCAACATGACACCGGAAGAGAAAGCCCGGCGGCAGGCCAATCAGGAAATCAGCCAGTCTGGGCCCAGTACGGGCACCTCGGATTCTGCGATGCCGGACTTTCAGCAATTCAATGGCGGCGGGGCTTCCGGAGGCGCCGGTGGTACCTCTGGCAAGGCGGGCCACTATGATCCGCGCGCCGGGGCGATTTATAACGCGCAGGCCCTTAGCGGTTTATCCTATGGCACCGGCGACGGGCAGGTCGTTTGCACGACGTACATTGAAAACGCATGGAGCAATGCTGGTGTATCTAACGCCTGGGACCTGGGGCCGAATGCGAATTCCTGGGCCCAGAACGCAGGGGCCGCGTTCCATACGGCAGGCTCCGGATATGTGCCCAAGCCTGGGGACGTGGCCATCACCAATGACGGTGATGGCGACCCGCAGGGCCATGTCATCATGATTGATGAAAACGGAACCGGGTATTATGCGGCAGGCGGGGCCAAGGGCGTATCGGCCCATTATGATACGGACCATCGGGACGCCTTTAACGTGCACGGCTATATCAGCATGGCGGAATACGCCGGTTTTCCGGATAGTGGTAGTGGCACACAACGGCCGCAGTTTAACTGGGACCAGAGCGAATACACGCAGGCCATTAAAGCGGCGTCTACGGCGTATAATCTGGACCCGGCGCTGCTGCTGGCGGTAGCGATGCGGGAAAGCGGCGGTGATACCATTAGCGGGCTTTCCATGTCCGGCGGCAACGGGGGCGGGATGATGCAAATCCTAAGCCCTGACCAGGACATTGCAGGCACAGACGGCAGCCGTGTCCGGATCGGTGACCTCTATCAGGATTATCAGTCTAGTATGCTGTCAAACGCTATGGCCGGGGCGGCCATGCTGAAAGATAAAATTAACGCCGCCGGCGGCGATACCTGGGCCGGTGTGGCCAATTACTACGGCGGCGAGGATAAGGATGCCTACGCTGCGCAGGTCAAGGCGAATTACGGCAAGGTGCAGAGCCAGGGGGCCAGTGGCGGTGGCAACTTCATCCAGCAGCAGGCCCAATATCGCAAGCAGATGACGGAACAGGCGATTCAGGCGCACAAGCAGATTGATGACAGTTATGCCCAGTCTGCAGCCACACAGGTGGAGCTGACGGACCGCAAATTTCAAAAGGAATATGAAAAGCTGAACGAATCGAAAGCGTTTAATGCCAGCTATCAGAAAGACAAGGAAAAGCTGGATGTCATGTATGCCCAGGAGCATTTGAAAGCGGTAGAAGCGGACGCGCAGAAAGAGCAGCAGATTCGCGGTAAAGCGCAGGAGATCGCGGCTAATCTCAAGGCGAATGCTCCCGATGTTACGGATACCGCCAGCGACAAGGCCTTGGCCAAGATGGAAGCAGATTATGATAAGGCCATCACGTCGATCCAATCCAAATGGCAGCAGTACGCGTCGGAATACGCCAGCATGACGCAGAGCCAAAAGGCCCTGTTCTTGCAGGAGCTGGATGAAGAAAACGTGGCCTATGAAGTGGCGGCCGATGGCAGACTGTCGTTTGCCAGGCAGATGTACGCCGAAGAGCTGGCGCAGTACAAGTCGCTGATTGACCAGAAAACTGCCTACTACCAGCAGGCAAAGGATATCGAGGCGGATATGGAAGAAGCCAGGAACCAGGTATCCATGGAGAAGCTGCAGGCCGTGCTTACCGACGAAAACGCGGCCCGGCTCAACGACTATGAAGCGCAGAAATCCATGATGGAAACCTATCAAGAGACGTATCTGGCGGCGCATGCTGCGACAGCGCAGATGGTGGCCAGTATGTACAGTACCGCATTCAGCGGCCTAAGCTCGGCTATTACGGATACGATCATGGGCACGAAGACGCTGGGCGCAGCCTTTCAAAGTCTGGGGAAATCCTTGATTCAGGTAATCGTGGAGTTCTACGCTAAACAGCTGGCAGGTATGATTACCAATAGCGCCATGGCAAAAGCCCAATCGTCCGCGGCAGTAGCGCAAACAGCGGCAGAGGGGACGGCTATGGCGGCCGCATTAGGCCCGGCTGCCTTCTTCAAGCTGGTCCTTGATCCGGCCTCTGCCGGGGTAGCCATGGGGCTCATGTCGGCAGGAACCGCGGCGGCCCTGAGTTCGTCCGTGGCTTCCGCTTTTACAGGGTTAGGCTCTTTATCTAAGAGCGGTGCTACCTGGACGGAAAAGCAGGCCGCCCTAACAACCGCTCCGTGGAATGGCCAGAAGCTGGCATCCGGCGGCATTACGAAAGGGGCAACTATTGCCATGATCGGCGAAGGGCACCACGATGAAGCGGTTTTGCCCTTGTCCCGTGATACGTTTGAACGGCTGGGGCTGATTGATGGCGGCAAGTCCGTAAACCAGGTGTCAATGAACGTCAGTACGATAGATTCCTCGTCGTTCACGGACTTTCTCCGTAACGGCGGATTGGACACGATCCGACAGGCGCTTTTTGAAAATGATCGGAATTTTGCCTCGGAAGCAGGTGTGTTTTAA